The Chthoniobacterales bacterium genomic interval GAAACTCACCCCGCACAGCTACTGATCGTTCTTACTCCTGCGGCTCAAGCTGTGCGTGCTTCGCCATCAGGCGGTGCAGTCGGAGAAAAGCCCGCCGGGCGGATTCAATGTCGGGAGCCCCTGCGACTTTCTTGGCACAGGCTGCAATCTGCGGATCGCCGGTTTCGAAAGCCCGCGCGATGACCTCCGCCTGCGCCGCCACGCCATCGAGCGAAGCGCGGGCCAACGTCTCGCGGATCGCCTCGTAGGAACCCGCCGCCGCGATCACCTCGGGACGCATCGCCGAAAAATTCCTGCCGTCGAGGAACGGGCACGACGGCATTTCTTGCGGGCCTCCCCTTTGCTGCATCGGCGCGAATAACATCGCCGCGCCCGTGCCGAGAAAAAAACAAACGAGGCCGACGATGAAGAATCGCCAAAACACGAGTGTCAACGGGGGGGCCGGCGTCCGCGCACGATCGCGCGGGCGAGTTCAAGATCGTCGGGAAACGTGATTTTGCCGTTCCATTCGTGAGACTCGACCAGCGCCACCGGCGCCCCCGCAGCCTGCACGGCCGAAGTTTCGTCGGTCACCACCGTTCCCGCCGCCACCACCTCGGCATAGGCGTGGCGTAAAAGTTCTGCTCGGAAAACCTGCGGAGTCTGCACGGACCAAAGATGGGCGCGATCCACGGTTTCGACAACCAACCCCTCGTCGTTGATGCGCTTGAGCGTGTCGGTGACCGGTTGCGCGCAGGCCGCGGCGCCCGTGTTGCGGGCGGATTCAAGGCAGCGCTCGATCACGCCGAGGCTGACAAGCGGACGGGCCGCGTCATGCACGGCAATCATGGCCGCGTCCGGCGGGACGTGATCCAGACCTTCGGCCACGGAAAGATGACGGTGCGCACCTCCCTCGACCACGGCGCGCAGCTTTTGCGGCGCGGCTGCCCGAGCGATCTCCTCGAAGTGCTGGCGCGTGTTGGCGGCGCAAACCAGAACGATGGCGTCGATCGCCCGGCACTCCCCAAAAGTTTCGATGCTCCACGCAAGCACGGGTTTGCCCCCGAGGTCGGCGGTGAGTTTGTCGAAACCCATGCGACGGCTGGCACCGCCGGCAACGATGACGGCCCAAATACTCTCCTTCTTCGATGTGCGCGGCTTAGCCAAGTTGCTTTTGAACCTCCGCGTTGACGGATTTGCCATCGGCACGGCCGGCCGCCTTCGTCATCACGGCCTTCATCACCGCACCCATCTGCGCTTTGCCGGTTGCGCCCGTCTCGACAATCGCCGCGCGCACAAGCGCCGCCAACTCGTCGGCGGAAAGCGCGGAAGGAAGGTAGCTCTCGAGGAGAGTGATCTCGGCCTTTTCCTTTTCCGCTTGTTCGGCGCGGCCGCCTTTCACGAAACCGTCCACGGCATCCTGGCATTGCTTGATCCGCTTGCGGATGACGGAAACAACGTCCGCGTC includes:
- the ispD gene encoding 2-C-methyl-D-erythritol 4-phosphate cytidylyltransferase; the protein is MANPSTRRFKSNLAKPRTSKKESIWAVIVAGGASRRMGFDKLTADLGGKPVLAWSIETFGECRAIDAIVLVCAANTRQHFEEIARAAAPQKLRAVVEGGAHRHLSVAEGLDHVPPDAAMIAVHDAARPLVSLGVIERCLESARNTGAAACAQPVTDTLKRINDEGLVVETVDRAHLWSVQTPQVFRAELLRHAYAEVVAAGTVVTDETSAVQAAGAPVALVESHEWNGKITFPDDLELARAIVRGRRPPR
- a CDS encoding GatB/YqeY domain-containing protein; the encoded protein is MALTEKIDSDIKHAMKAKDSVRLGALRMLKSSLKYAVIEKGSGTEAALDDADVVSVIRKRIKQCQDAVDGFVKGGRAEQAEKEKAEITLLESYLPSALSADELAALVRAAIVETGATGKAQMGAVMKAVMTKAAGRADGKSVNAEVQKQLG